The proteins below come from a single Alligator mississippiensis isolate rAllMis1 chromosome 2, rAllMis1, whole genome shotgun sequence genomic window:
- the LOC102573859 gene encoding LOW QUALITY PROTEIN: olfactory receptor 6Q1 (The sequence of the model RefSeq protein was modified relative to this genomic sequence to represent the inferred CDS: substituted 1 base at 1 genomic stop codon) produces MQPPSKNLTLVKEFVLVGFSGLRKEVCLPLFYLFLAMYLLTVVENGALVLVVATERRLHTPIYFFLVHLSCLDVWYTSLTVPKMLAVLIGPCSSRSISYQACLAQLYLFTFLGATECFLLATMAYDRYVAICMPLHYQAVVNRATCVWLASSSWLAGFLSPALPIYLMARLTFCGPNTIDHFFCDASPLLALSCSDSSFKEMVDFLVSLAVLVASSLVIGASYICIVSTVMRIHSAEGRXRAFSTCAAHLAVVSIYYGTLFFMYVRTKAASTTQLNKVVSIFYALVTPMLNPLIYSLRNTEVKGALQRTFCRGRWRQG; encoded by the coding sequence ATGCAGCCTCCCTCCAAGAACTTGACACTGGTGAAGGAGTTTGTTCTGGTGGGGTTCTCAGGGCTCAGAAAGGAGGTGTGCCTCCCTCTTTTCTACCTCTTCCTGGCCATGTACCTGCTGACAGTGGTGGAGAATGGTGCCTTGGTGCTGGTGGTGGCCACAGAGCGAAGACTCCACACCCCCATATACTTCTTCCTAGTCCACCTCTCATGCCTGGATGTCTGGTACACTTCACTCACTGTGCCCAAGATGCTGGCTGTCCTTATtggcccttgcagcagcaggtccATCTCCTACCAGGCTTGCCTGGCCCAGCTTTATCTCTTCACTTTCTTGGGTGCTACTGAGTGCTTCTTGCTGGCGACCATGGCCTATGACCGCTATGTGGCCATCTGCATGCCATTGCACTACCAGGCTGTAGTAAACAGGGCCACCTGTGtatggctggccagcagctcctggctggctgggtttCTCAGTCCTGCCCTGCCCATCTACCTCATGGCAAGGTTGACATTTTGTGGCCCCAACACTATCGATCACTTCTTCTGTGATGCCTCACCATTGCTGGCACTCTCCTGCTCGGATAGCTCCTTCAAGGAGATGGTTGACTTCCTGGTTTCACTGGCTGTACTTGTGGCCTCCTCCCTGGTGATTGGGGCCTCCTACATCTGTATTGTCTCCACAGTGATGCGCATCCACTCTGCAGAGGGGAGGTGACGGGCCTTCTCCACCTGCGCTGCCCACCTGGCTGTGGTGTCCATCTATTATGGGACACTCTTCTTCATGTATGTCCGCACCAAGGCAGCCTCGACCACTCAGCTCAACAAGGTGGTATCAATCTTCTATGCCCTAGTCACACCCATGCTCAACCCCTTGATCTATAGCTTGAGAAACACAGAGGTAAAAGGAGCCTTGCAGAGAACTTTCTGCCGTGGGAGGTGGAGACAGGGCTGA
- the LOC102573630 gene encoding putative olfactory receptor 2W6 gives MAFDRYVAICRPLHYLLIMNRRICGIMIMSCWAGGFFGAAVLTGVTFSFPYCGPNHVEHFFCEQPAVLQLVCVDTSSVEVLIFALSVVVLMLPFFFILASYIAIAGAVLSMSSAAGRHRAFSTCSSHLTVVTMFYSTISFTYLRPQATQSREQEKKVAIFYSIVSPMLNPVIYSFRNKDVKGALAKVLGKN, from the coding sequence ATGGCCTTTGACCGCTATGTAGCGATCTGTCGGCCCCTCCATTACTTGCTCATCATGAACAGGAGGATCTGTGGCATCATGATAATGTCCTGCTGGGCAGGTGGCTTTTTCGGTGCTGCAGTGCTGACTGGGGTCACTTTCAGTTTTCCCTACTGTGGCCCCAACCATGTTGAGCATTTCTTCTGTGAGcagccagctgtgctgcagctggtctGTGTGGACACCTCTTCTGTGGAGGTCCTTATCTTTGCCCTTAGTGTGGTTGTCCTGATGCTGCCTTTTTTCTTCATCCTGGCCTCCTACATAGCCATTgccggggctgtcctgagcatgAGCTCTGCTGCCGGTCGACACCGTGCCTTCTCCACTTGTTCCTCCCACCTGACTGTGGTCACCATGTTCTATAGCACCATTAGCTTCACCTACCTGCGCCCCCAAGCTACGCAGTCACGGGAGCAGGAGAAGAAGGTAGCTATCTTTTACTCCATTGTTTCCCCCATGCTCAACCCTGTCATTTACAGCTTCAGGAACAAGGATGTCAAAGGGGCCCTTGCCAAAGTGCTGGGAAAAAATTGA